In Thiospirochaeta perfilievii, a single window of DNA contains:
- a CDS encoding Txe/YoeB family addiction module toxin produces the protein MIERLSWTKEAWSDYLYWQGQDKKTLKRINKLIKDTMRTPYVGIGKPEELKKNLSGFWSRRIDHTNRLIYAVDEDLLSIISCRYHYS, from the coding sequence ATGATTGAGAGATTATCCTGGACTAAAGAAGCTTGGTCTGATTATCTCTATTGGCAAGGACAGGATAAAAAGACTTTAAAGCGTATAAATAAGCTGATCAAGGATACTATGAGAACTCCATATGTTGGGATTGGTAAACCTGAGGAACTTAAAAAAAATCTCTCTGGATTTTGGTCTAGACGTATAGATCATACTAACAGGTTAATCTACGCTGTTGATGAAGATCTTCTATCAATAATTTCGTGTCGTTATCATTATTCATAA
- a CDS encoding type II toxin-antitoxin system Phd/YefM family antitoxin: MRVINFSEARNNFKKVLDQVSDDADYTIISRRDSEDAVVMSLDQFNGLMETVHLLSSPANVKHLEKSIGQYRSGQTETHELADD; the protein is encoded by the coding sequence ATGAGAGTTATTAACTTTTCAGAAGCTAGAAACAACTTTAAAAAAGTTTTAGATCAGGTTTCAGATGATGCCGATTATACCATCATTTCAAGAAGAGACTCTGAGGACGCTGTTGTAATGTCTTTAGATCAATTTAATGGATTAATGGAAACTGTTCATTTATTAAGTAGTCCTGCTAATGTTAAACATCTTGAGAAATCAATTGGACAGTATAGGTCTGGTCAGACAGAAACTCATGAGCTAGCTGATGATTGA
- the lpdA gene encoding dihydrolipoyl dehydrogenase — protein MYDLIVIGGGPAGYTGALEAANLDKKVLLIEKSKLGGTCLNSGCIPTKSLLHSSKLFKKISNLNDLGVVSRETIFDLSKAIEWKDLKVSQLQQGLSALIKSKKIDVEYGDARLLGNKVVEVDGKKLKGENILIAAGSKSLIPNIKGSNNHLCLTSRSILNLKEIPNNLVIIGAGVIGLEFASIFSSIGSNVTVLEYNNQLLPSIEKRVSSIFLKAIDFTIKLGVTVSEITNNSVIFKWQNNQESLAADKVLIATGRIPNSKEYESIGVVESGRIKVDEYMRTNLDGVFAAGDVTGKTFLAHGGIKMAEIAVNNMFNPLSKMNYDLIPSIIYSEPEIATVGITLREAKERGKDILKSNYYLNNNGRYLVENGFKDGLCIVIADKESRIILGAHIIGTDVSEIISNFVIAVKQELTIDQLKQIIFPHPTMSEIFSDTIKFL, from the coding sequence ATGTACGATTTAATTGTTATAGGTGGAGGACCTGCAGGATATACCGGGGCATTAGAAGCAGCTAACTTAGATAAGAAAGTTTTATTAATTGAAAAGTCTAAACTTGGAGGTACTTGTTTAAACTCCGGTTGTATACCAACAAAGTCCCTATTACACTCTTCAAAATTATTTAAAAAAATTAGTAATTTAAATGATCTTGGTGTCGTAAGTAGAGAAACTATTTTTGATCTATCTAAAGCAATAGAGTGGAAAGATCTTAAGGTTTCCCAGTTACAACAAGGGCTATCCGCTTTGATAAAGAGTAAAAAAATCGATGTTGAATATGGAGACGCTAGATTATTAGGCAATAAGGTTGTGGAAGTTGATGGAAAGAAGTTAAAAGGTGAGAATATTTTAATTGCAGCGGGATCAAAATCCTTAATACCAAATATTAAAGGTAGTAATAACCATCTTTGTCTTACAAGTAGATCTATTCTAAACTTAAAGGAGATTCCTAATAATTTAGTAATTATTGGAGCAGGTGTTATCGGCTTAGAGTTTGCATCTATTTTTTCATCTATTGGAAGTAATGTTACTGTCTTGGAGTATAATAACCAGCTTCTGCCATCTATAGAAAAAAGAGTTTCATCAATTTTTTTAAAAGCTATAGATTTTACAATTAAATTGGGAGTTACTGTAAGTGAAATCACAAATAATAGTGTTATCTTTAAATGGCAAAACAACCAAGAGTCTTTAGCCGCCGATAAAGTTTTAATTGCAACTGGACGTATACCCAACTCAAAAGAGTATGAGTCTATAGGTGTAGTTGAATCTGGGAGGATTAAAGTAGATGAATATATGAGAACTAATTTAGATGGAGTTTTTGCCGCTGGGGATGTAACAGGTAAGACTTTTCTCGCCCATGGAGGTATAAAGATGGCAGAGATTGCTGTTAACAATATGTTTAATCCACTTAGTAAAATGAATTATGATTTAATACCTTCTATTATTTATAGTGAACCTGAGATAGCAACAGTTGGGATTACCCTAAGGGAAGCTAAGGAGAGGGGAAAAGATATATTAAAAAGTAACTATTACTTAAACAATAATGGTCGATATCTAGTGGAGAACGGGTTTAAAGATGGCCTTTGTATTGTTATAGCTGATAAGGAAAGCCGGATTATTTTAGGTGCTCATATTATAGGAACAGATGTATCAGAGATAATATCTAACTTTGTTATAGCAGTTAAACAGGAGTTAACAATAGATCAATTAAAGCAGATAATCTTTCCACATCCCACCATGTCTGAAATCTTTAGTGATACTATTAAATTTTTGTAA
- the lipA gene encoding lipoyl synthase — translation MIKARKPAWLKIKVLNGKDILFVEKTLLDLNLNSVCSAAKCPNRAECFDNRTATFMILGTKCTRGCRFCNILKDKPEEINLDEPKNIAKAVDLLKLKYVVITSVTRDDLVDGGAGHFYNVSKVIKDINPETSIELLIPDFKGEKSAIDKVLNSGASVINHNIETVEGLYPNIRIGADYQRSLNILKYIKDNNTNIVTKSGLILGMGEKEGDVITLLKDLRSVRCDLLTIGQYLPPSSNHLSVKKYITPLEFENWKQIALDMGFLGVSSGPFVRSSYNALDLTKQIEDGRCTI, via the coding sequence TTGATAAAAGCTAGGAAGCCTGCTTGGTTAAAAATAAAAGTATTAAATGGAAAGGATATCTTATTTGTGGAAAAAACCCTGCTAGATTTGAATCTTAATAGTGTTTGTAGTGCCGCAAAGTGTCCTAATAGAGCGGAGTGCTTCGATAATAGAACCGCAACATTTATGATCCTTGGAACTAAGTGTACAAGGGGTTGTAGGTTTTGTAATATATTAAAAGATAAACCTGAAGAAATTAATCTAGATGAACCTAAAAATATAGCTAAGGCTGTAGATCTACTAAAGTTAAAATATGTTGTAATTACATCTGTTACAAGGGATGATTTAGTTGATGGTGGAGCTGGTCATTTTTATAATGTCTCTAAAGTAATAAAAGATATAAACCCAGAAACATCAATCGAATTACTTATTCCAGATTTTAAGGGTGAAAAAAGTGCCATAGATAAGGTTCTTAACTCTGGAGCAAGTGTCATCAATCATAATATAGAGACCGTAGAGGGGTTATACCCTAATATTAGAATTGGTGCAGATTATCAAAGAAGTCTGAACATATTGAAGTATATAAAAGATAATAACACTAATATTGTAACAAAATCAGGTCTAATACTTGGCATGGGAGAAAAAGAGGGAGACGTAATAACTCTATTAAAGGATTTACGAAGTGTTAGGTGTGATCTATTAACTATCGGCCAATATCTTCCACCATCATCTAACCATCTATCGGTTAAAAAATATATCACTCCCCTTGAATTTGAAAACTGGAAACAAATTGCTCTAGATATGGGCTTCTTAGGTGTCTCTTCTGGGCCCTTTGTTCGTAGTTCATATAATGCATTAGATTTAACAAAACAAATAGAGGATGGAAGATGTACGATTTAA
- the lipB gene encoding lipoyl(octanoyl) transferase LipB: MGDIHILSGLLSYKNSYDLMLDTYKSRVKGSIEDQFFILEHTPVFTLGKNGGEENLLVTTDLLIDKKIDLVPTDRGGNITYHGPGQIILYPVISIKSIKIGVREYIRRLEEITIITLKKFGVEGSRNKLNHGVWVNGKKIASVGVRIKNGVTLHGLAININTDLEPFNWINPCGLKDIKATSSLEVLNKKLNIDSVKESIKESIEVVFMECFY, from the coding sequence TTGGGGGATATTCATATATTGTCTGGTCTTTTAAGTTATAAAAATAGTTATGATCTAATGTTAGACACCTACAAAAGTAGAGTTAAGGGCAGTATTGAAGATCAGTTTTTTATATTAGAACACACTCCTGTATTTACCCTAGGTAAAAATGGTGGAGAGGAGAATTTACTAGTAACTACTGATCTTTTAATAGATAAAAAAATAGATTTAGTCCCTACAGATAGGGGAGGAAATATTACCTACCATGGCCCAGGTCAGATAATTCTATATCCAGTTATATCAATTAAAAGTATAAAAATAGGAGTAAGAGAGTATATAAGAAGACTTGAGGAGATAACAATTATTACCCTTAAAAAATTTGGAGTAGAAGGGAGTCGAAATAAACTTAATCATGGTGTATGGGTTAATGGGAAAAAAATAGCAAGTGTTGGAGTAAGGATAAAAAACGGTGTTACTCTTCATGGCCTTGCTATAAATATTAATACGGATCTAGAACCTTTTAATTGGATTAATCCCTGTGGGTTAAAAGATATTAAGGCTACAAGTAGTTTAGAAGTATTAAATAAAAAACTTAATATAGATTCTGTAAAAGAGAGTATTAAAGAGAGTATTGAAGTTGTCTTTATGGAGTGTTTTTATTGA
- the gcvPB gene encoding aminomethyl-transferring glycine dehydrogenase subunit GcvPB, whose protein sequence is MIYEEPLLWEIGDGQGVGFSIPGCETGKTILKSKHKRRGFKLPGLSEPEVSRHFTRLSTWNYGVDTNIYPLGSCTMKYNPKLNEKVASLKGFTNCHPLQGNDLSQGCLEVLFKTGELLKEITGMDDVTLQPAAGAHGELVSLMMFKKFHRDNGEEKIRDTILIPDSAHGTNPASASLCGFKIQVVKSNIDGVLTVEEVSKYLGSNIAGIMITNPNTLGIFEKNIRDISELVHRCGGLVYGDGANLNPLLGKVKVADTGVDAMHINLHKTFSTPHGGGGPGAGPVCVKRHISKYLPNPKVVFNSGKYTFDYSCKESIGRVHGFYGNFSVILKAYTYILSMGRDGLKKVGEYSVLNANYIRFRLKNYYHLPYNADSMHEVLFNDENQKKFGVSTLDIAKRLEDKGFHPPTIYFPLVVTGSMLIEPTESESRTSLDNFIKAMVSISKEAKEDGNILVNSPKNCKCERVDETLAARKPILKGEF, encoded by the coding sequence ATGATATATGAGGAACCATTATTATGGGAGATTGGTGATGGACAAGGTGTAGGCTTTTCAATTCCTGGATGTGAAACAGGTAAGACTATACTTAAATCAAAACATAAAAGAAGAGGTTTTAAACTCCCTGGTCTAAGTGAGCCTGAAGTATCAAGGCATTTTACAAGGCTTTCTACATGGAACTATGGTGTTGATACAAACATATACCCTTTAGGTTCCTGTACCATGAAATATAATCCTAAATTAAATGAAAAAGTTGCATCTTTAAAGGGCTTTACTAACTGTCACCCATTACAGGGGAATGACTTAAGTCAGGGCTGTTTGGAAGTGCTATTTAAAACAGGAGAACTTTTAAAAGAGATAACAGGAATGGATGATGTAACTCTTCAACCTGCTGCAGGTGCCCATGGGGAGCTAGTATCTCTTATGATGTTTAAGAAATTTCATCGGGATAATGGAGAAGAGAAAATAAGGGATACTATACTAATTCCAGACTCTGCCCATGGAACAAATCCAGCTTCAGCCTCCCTTTGTGGTTTTAAAATCCAGGTTGTAAAATCCAATATAGATGGGGTCCTTACTGTAGAGGAAGTCTCCAAGTATCTTGGTTCTAATATAGCAGGAATTATGATTACAAATCCTAATACTTTAGGTATATTTGAAAAAAATATTAGGGATATTTCGGAATTAGTTCATAGGTGTGGTGGTCTTGTATATGGTGATGGAGCAAACCTTAATCCTCTATTAGGTAAGGTAAAGGTTGCAGATACAGGTGTTGATGCTATGCATATTAATTTACATAAAACCTTCTCAACACCCCATGGTGGTGGTGGCCCTGGAGCAGGGCCTGTATGTGTTAAAAGACACATTTCTAAATACTTACCTAACCCAAAAGTTGTATTTAACAGTGGGAAATACACATTTGATTATAGTTGTAAAGAGTCTATAGGGCGAGTTCATGGTTTTTATGGGAATTTTTCCGTAATCTTAAAAGCCTACACCTATATATTATCCATGGGGAGGGATGGTCTTAAAAAGGTTGGAGAGTACTCTGTTTTAAATGCAAACTATATAAGGTTTAGATTAAAAAATTATTATCATCTTCCTTATAATGCTGACTCAATGCATGAGGTCCTTTTTAATGATGAAAATCAAAAAAAGTTTGGAGTATCAACTTTAGATATAGCAAAAAGACTAGAAGATAAGGGATTTCATCCACCAACTATATATTTCCCTTTAGTTGTAACCGGTTCTATGTTAATTGAACCAACAGAAAGTGAATCCCGAACTTCATTGGATAATTTTATAAAAGCTATGGTCTCTATATCTAAAGAGGCAAAAGAGGATGGGAATATCTTAGTTAACTCTCCTAAAAACTGTAAATGTGAGAGAGTAGATGAAACATTAGCAGCTAGAAAACCAATTTTAAAGGGAGAGTTTTAA
- the gcvPA gene encoding aminomethyl-transferring glycine dehydrogenase subunit GcvPA, translating into MRYLPHSKNDVEDMLKTLGLESISELFSSIPEDLILKDQLNIANGLTEWDLTDYFTQVSDKNYSRKSFLGGGSYSHYIPNIINYLTSRSEFLTSYTPYQPEISQGTLQAVFEYQTYISKYLGMDYSNASMYDGATSFVEGVLLSLRATKRDKVLVSLAINPRYLEVLNTYKEAIGFQVIFMDIDKSGKTNLDKMDSLEDIASVVIQSPNYFGVIEDQDLIKPRIGEEKTLFISIFSEILAFSIFNPPGIYGADIACGEGQSFGLSRSFGGPYLGVFAFSQKLLRLAPGRLVGESVDKNGKRSFCLTLATREQHIRRERATSNICSNQGLCVLRVIIYLSLLGSSGLKKLGEINYNNSEYLKRELLKIGCSINFSGETFNEFVVTYPRELSSKKFFDLGYVPGIEVVDKTLPDNSFLITVTEVFKKSDLDSFIEAIGGVL; encoded by the coding sequence GTGAGATATCTACCCCATTCTAAAAACGATGTAGAGGATATGCTTAAAACATTGGGGTTAGAATCTATATCGGAACTGTTTTCTTCAATACCAGAAGATCTAATTTTAAAGGATCAGTTAAATATAGCCAATGGCTTAACAGAGTGGGATTTAACTGATTATTTTACACAAGTAAGTGATAAGAATTATAGTAGAAAATCATTTTTAGGAGGGGGAAGTTATAGTCACTATATACCAAATATTATTAACTATTTAACTTCTAGATCAGAGTTTTTAACATCTTATACCCCCTACCAACCAGAGATATCCCAGGGAACACTTCAGGCTGTATTTGAGTATCAGACATATATCTCAAAATACCTTGGTATGGATTACTCAAATGCATCAATGTACGATGGAGCAACAAGTTTTGTTGAAGGTGTTTTATTATCCCTTAGGGCAACAAAAAGAGATAAGGTTTTAGTCTCATTAGCGATAAATCCAAGATATTTAGAAGTATTAAATACATATAAAGAGGCTATAGGGTTTCAAGTTATCTTTATGGATATTGATAAAAGTGGGAAGACAAACCTAGATAAAATGGACTCTTTAGAAGATATTGCATCTGTTGTAATTCAATCTCCTAACTATTTTGGAGTTATAGAGGATCAGGATCTAATTAAACCTAGAATAGGAGAAGAAAAAACTCTGTTTATATCAATATTCTCTGAGATATTAGCATTCTCTATTTTTAATCCTCCTGGAATTTATGGAGCAGATATTGCCTGTGGTGAGGGGCAGAGTTTTGGGTTAAGTAGGAGTTTTGGCGGCCCATACTTAGGTGTTTTTGCTTTTAGTCAAAAGTTATTACGTTTAGCCCCAGGTAGGCTTGTCGGAGAGAGTGTAGATAAAAATGGTAAAAGAAGTTTTTGTCTAACTTTAGCCACTAGAGAGCAGCATATAAGGCGGGAGAGGGCTACTAGTAATATCTGTTCCAATCAAGGATTATGTGTTCTTCGGGTAATTATTTATCTATCCCTCCTTGGGTCTTCTGGATTAAAAAAGCTTGGGGAAATAAATTATAATAATAGTGAATATTTAAAAAGAGAACTATTGAAAATAGGCTGTTCAATAAATTTTTCTGGTGAAACCTTTAATGAGTTTGTTGTAACTTATCCTAGGGAACTAAGTAGTAAAAAGTTTTTTGACTTAGGTTATGTCCCTGGAATAGAAGTAGTTGATAAAACTCTTCCTGATAACTCCTTTTTAATAACTGTTACTGAGGTCTTTAAAAAGAGTGATTTAGATAGTTTTATTGAGGCCATTGGAGGAGTTTTATGA
- the gcvH gene encoding glycine cleavage system protein GcvH: MSSYPDELKYAISHEWIKKEGDIFIVGISDFAQNQLGDIVYVDFPEVGDKIEKDGALGELESSKAVSEINMPFDGEVIEINPLLEDNPELINSDPYNSWIVKIEAENPNDFDDLLSASKAKELAEGSV, encoded by the coding sequence ATGAGTAGTTACCCAGATGAGTTAAAGTATGCAATTAGTCATGAGTGGATTAAAAAAGAGGGTGATATTTTTATAGTAGGTATTTCCGATTTTGCACAAAATCAATTAGGGGATATTGTATATGTTGACTTTCCAGAAGTTGGGGATAAAATTGAAAAAGATGGTGCTTTAGGAGAACTTGAGTCTTCAAAAGCTGTATCTGAGATAAATATGCCCTTTGATGGTGAAGTTATAGAGATAAATCCCCTATTAGAGGATAATCCAGAACTTATTAATAGTGACCCGTATAACTCATGGATAGTTAAGATTGAAGCTGAAAATCCTAATGATTTTGATGATCTTTTATCAGCCTCTAAAGCTAAAGAGCTTGCGGAGGGGAGTGTGTGA
- a CDS encoding aminomethyltransferase family protein — MKETVLINKHKSLNGKMASFNGYNMPLWYKSAKNEHLSVLKDVGIFDTSHMSFFTIEGGEVSELLDLSFSRVLDHLKVNHLIYGLFLDDKNFVIDDSVIYKFSENKFFVIVNCGMDEIVINHLKSFDLYRCKIVNYSHRLAKIDVQGPKSLKLLENYMGEELFNNFGYFTFKGSFDNGNILISRSGYTGEFGFELYVESDKAPKLWDTLLELGSDLGITPCGLASRDSLRTGAGLPLSHQDIGPWPFGNTPWDFCVENRFLNSPFYTYSYVGYDVRKLHESTKGDVLFNKSIIGRVLTCVTEVSITRIDEEILSITSDNLPRDYSVKGLVSGFIRVNIPLEYGDIVILNDGKRELKVQIVKNIRPNRTARLSINRIRREYE, encoded by the coding sequence ATGAAAGAGACTGTATTAATTAATAAACATAAGAGTCTTAATGGAAAAATGGCTAGTTTTAATGGATATAACATGCCTTTATGGTACAAATCTGCAAAAAATGAACATCTATCAGTTCTAAAGGATGTGGGAATTTTTGATACTAGCCACATGTCTTTTTTTACAATAGAAGGTGGTGAAGTTTCAGAATTATTAGATTTATCATTTTCTAGGGTTTTGGATCATTTAAAAGTTAATCACCTAATTTATGGGCTTTTCCTTGATGATAAAAATTTTGTTATAGATGACTCTGTTATATATAAATTCTCAGAAAATAAGTTTTTTGTAATAGTTAATTGTGGTATGGATGAAATAGTAATTAACCATCTAAAATCATTTGACCTATATAGATGCAAAATAGTTAATTATAGCCATCGTTTAGCAAAAATTGATGTGCAAGGGCCCAAATCCCTTAAACTATTAGAGAATTATATGGGGGAAGAACTATTTAATAACTTTGGATACTTTACATTTAAAGGTTCATTTGATAATGGAAATATCCTTATCTCAAGGTCTGGATATACAGGTGAGTTTGGGTTTGAATTATATGTGGAGAGTGATAAAGCTCCAAAACTTTGGGATACCTTATTAGAACTTGGTTCAGATTTGGGTATTACACCCTGTGGTTTAGCATCTAGAGACTCTCTACGAACAGGAGCTGGGTTGCCCCTTTCCCATCAGGATATTGGTCCGTGGCCTTTTGGTAATACCCCATGGGATTTTTGTGTAGAAAATAGATTTTTAAACTCACCTTTTTATACCTACTCCTATGTCGGGTACGATGTTAGAAAATTACACGAATCGACAAAGGGTGATGTTCTATTTAACAAAAGTATTATTGGGAGGGTTTTGACATGTGTTACAGAGGTCTCCATTACTAGGATTGATGAAGAGATTCTATCTATTACTTCAGACAACTTACCTAGGGATTATAGTGTGAAGGGGCTTGTTTCAGGTTTTATAAGAGTAAATATACCTTTAGAGTATGGGGATATTGTTATATTAAATGATGGAAAAAGAGAGTTGAAAGTTCAAATAGTCAAAAATATAAGACCAAATAGAACCGCTAGATTGTCAATAAATCGAATTAGGAGAGAGTATGAGTAG
- a CDS encoding Lrp/AsnC family transcriptional regulator, with protein sequence MDIDDTSFKILQNLKDGRESFQKIADNLNLSEGTVRNRVNSLIESGVLEIRGQVDLEALPGYSMVQIGIKLSTMDLVGKGEEISNLPSVLNVLVVTGRFDLMATVLLSDSYSLADFYLKEMNLISDILGVETFVVYKEFNTKIPCSALQEIK encoded by the coding sequence ATGGATATAGATGATACTTCATTTAAAATATTACAAAACCTTAAAGATGGTCGAGAGTCCTTTCAGAAAATTGCTGATAATTTAAATCTTTCAGAGGGAACTGTTCGAAATAGGGTTAACTCACTTATTGAATCAGGAGTATTAGAAATAAGGGGACAAGTAGATCTAGAGGCTCTTCCTGGTTATAGTATGGTTCAAATAGGTATTAAGCTATCTACTATGGATTTAGTAGGAAAGGGGGAGGAGATTAGTAATCTACCTAGTGTCTTAAATGTTTTAGTAGTAACTGGACGTTTTGATCTAATGGCTACTGTCTTATTAAGTGATTCCTATTCTTTAGCAGATTTTTATTTAAAAGAGATGAATTTAATTAGTGATATCTTGGGAGTTGAAACATTTGTAGTTTATAAAGAGTTTAATACTAAAATTCCATGTTCAGCACTACAGGAAATAAAATGA
- a CDS encoding M20 family metallopeptidase: protein MREKLIKLTKELINTNSVSSNSNKSIIEIFTRLFKINNFDIEEINYLDDNGEKKYNLVARKGHKSGGLAFLIHSDTVPLANNSQLNPYIEDGKLFGRGACDMKGPAAASILAGIEEDNLNYSLTYIITADEEIGCFGADFVVKNSKLLKEFPPKWGIATEPTELVPIYAHKGLCSISVEADGIAAHSSTSMGESANFKMIPFLYYISKLKEKYKNDKSYQNMEFNPPTNTLNLTISDLNCAPNVTPAKSICKICFRTMPQSKTDEIITDIKNKAAELGLSFSYLLLDSIHSDPESIFVKTCKKLTNREPSTVAYLTDACHFSKILTPIVLGPGSIKRAHTKGEYIEVDELYTGYKLYRKILRELSRI from the coding sequence ATGAGAGAAAAATTAATTAAGCTGACAAAAGAACTTATAAACACTAACAGTGTAAGTTCTAATTCAAATAAGTCTATTATTGAAATATTCACGAGACTATTTAAAATTAACAATTTTGATATAGAAGAGATAAACTATTTAGATGATAATGGTGAAAAAAAATATAACCTTGTAGCAAGAAAAGGACATAAAAGTGGAGGGCTGGCTTTTTTAATACACTCAGATACTGTACCACTAGCTAATAATTCCCAACTAAACCCCTATATAGAAGATGGAAAATTATTTGGACGAGGGGCTTGCGATATGAAGGGACCTGCTGCGGCTTCTATCTTAGCAGGAATAGAAGAAGACAATCTAAACTATTCACTTACATATATTATTACAGCAGATGAAGAGATTGGCTGTTTTGGTGCTGATTTTGTTGTAAAAAACTCTAAACTATTAAAAGAGTTTCCACCTAAGTGGGGTATAGCCACCGAACCTACAGAGTTAGTACCTATATATGCTCATAAAGGATTATGTAGTATATCAGTGGAGGCTGATGGGATTGCAGCACACTCAAGTACTTCTATGGGAGAGAGTGCCAATTTTAAAATGATTCCATTTTTATATTATATCTCTAAACTTAAAGAAAAGTACAAAAATGATAAATCATATCAAAATATGGAGTTTAATCCTCCAACAAATACTCTAAACCTTACAATTAGCGATTTAAACTGTGCACCTAATGTTACACCAGCAAAGAGTATATGTAAGATCTGTTTTAGAACTATGCCCCAGAGTAAAACTGATGAAATTATAACTGATATTAAAAATAAAGCGGCAGAACTTGGACTAAGTTTTAGTTATCTATTATTAGATTCAATACATAGTGACCCAGAGTCAATTTTTGTTAAAACCTGTAAGAAGTTAACGAACAGAGAGCCTAGTACAGTCGCATACTTAACTGACGCTTGTCACTTTTCAAAAATTCTAACACCTATTGTTTTAGGTCCTGGTTCTATAAAGAGAGCCCATACAAAGGGTGAGTATATAGAGGTTGATGAACTATATACGGGATATAAATTATACCGAAAAATATTAAGAGAACTAAGCAGGATTTAA
- a CDS encoding TSUP family transporter: protein MDFYIISILTIVGFIAGFIDSIAGGGGLIALPAYLLAGVPPQVALGTNKFQGTLGTSVATINFIRNGKVSVKIVLSGIFFALSGAFIGSKLILTLDVEVVGRVIIFLLPLGIFATLYPRQGVMPFKQLGPRDYLLTIPIICLSIGFYDGFFGPGTGSFLTLAFYTFLKLNFVEANANAKVFNLMSNLGALISFLIGGKVLFILAIPMALSNMVGNFVGSHLVLKQGEKVIKFFLIIILIILIITLAIKYF, encoded by the coding sequence ATGGATTTTTACATAATTTCAATTTTAACAATTGTAGGATTTATAGCGGGCTTTATAGACAGTATCGCAGGAGGTGGTGGATTAATAGCTCTTCCAGCATATCTTTTAGCCGGGGTTCCCCCTCAAGTAGCCCTTGGAACAAATAAGTTTCAAGGAACTCTAGGAACATCCGTTGCAACAATCAATTTTATTCGTAATGGAAAGGTTTCTGTTAAAATTGTTTTATCTGGTATATTTTTTGCTCTATCTGGAGCCTTTATAGGTTCTAAATTAATTCTAACCCTTGATGTTGAAGTTGTTGGAAGAGTTATTATTTTTTTACTTCCATTGGGGATTTTTGCGACTCTATACCCTAGACAGGGAGTTATGCCTTTTAAACAGTTAGGTCCTAGGGATTATCTGTTAACAATTCCTATAATTTGCCTTTCTATAGGTTTTTATGATGGTTTTTTTGGTCCTGGGACCGGTTCATTTCTAACTTTAGCCTTTTATACCTTCTTAAAACTAAACTTTGTAGAAGCCAATGCTAATGCTAAGGTATTTAATCTAATGTCAAATTTAGGGGCATTAATTTCTTTTCTTATTGGTGGAAAAGTTCTTTTTATTTTAGCTATACCAATGGCACTATCAAATATGGTTGGGAATTTTGTAGGTTCTCACTTGGTATTAAAACAAGGTGAAAAAGTAATTAAGTTTTTTTTAATTATTATACTAATTATATTGATAATTACACTAGCCATTAAGTATTTTTAA